TGATACCCCGCGCTCGCTCTTCCGGCGCGTTGTCAATCTGATCGTAAGCCTTCACCTCGCCGCCGCGTGCCTCAGCACACACCTTCGTCAGCGCCGCCGTCAGCGTCGTCT
This genomic stretch from Pseudomonadota bacterium harbors:
- a CDS encoding GTP-binding protein; its protein translation is MAKEKFERTKPHVNVGTIGHVDHGKTTLTAALTKVCAEARGGEVKAYDQIDNAPEERARGI